The Dokdonia donghaensis DSW-1 DNA window GATAACAAGTTCACTTTCTGGAGAAACGACTTGGTCATATTTTCTGTAGAGAAATCTACCATTGGTTCCAGAGGTGACACCAGCACCTTGATCAGATACACCCACCTTTGCCACAATAGGCTTTTTTGAGCCTTCCTCAAGGACTACACCTCTAAAGACTGTTTGAGAATAAGAATAAAAACTTAGTAGTGATACTAAAAGCGTAAATATTAAACGAAAATGATTCATTTTATTGATTAATTGATGAAGTGCAAATATGACAGTAAATAGTCTTTTATGTAACAACTGAAGACGTTAAATATTAGTTAACAATTAGTCTAAAAACACTATCAACCAATATCATATGGTAATACCTCATTTATAAATGAATCAATTAAGTGGTTTACATCTATTAAAATGATTTTAATATCTTTAGTGAGCTTATAAAACATAAACCCTATGAAACGTCGTTCTTTTCTTCAAAAATCTGCTGCAGCAAGTGCGGCTTTTACAATCGTCCCTAGCTTTGTCTTGGGTGGTAATCACGTTGCTCCATCAGACACGTTATACATAGGTGCAATAGGTGTGGGCGGCCGTGGTGGCGGTGTTGTAAATGAGCTTACCCAGTATGGTAAGGTAAAATTTGTTGCCCTATGTGATGTAGATGATAATCGCGGTGCAGCAAGCTTTAAAATGCACCCTAAAGCAAAGACGTACAGAGATTTTAGAAAACTCTATGACAATCACATTAAAGATATAGATGCCATAATGGTGGGTACTCCAGATCACACACACGCAACCATCTCATTACCTTTTATGCGTGAAAACAAACACGCCTATGTAGAGAAGCCTCTTACTCATAATATTTATGAAGCTAGGCTTATGGCGCAAGTGGCAAAAGAGCAGGGTATTGTGACTCAAATGGGTAACCAAGGTGCTTCAAGCGATGGTATAAGAACCGCCCAAGAGTGGATAAACGCGGGGGTTATAGGTACCGTCTCTCGTGTAGATTGCTGGACAAACAGACCCGTGTGGCCACAAGGATTTAAACATATTACAGAAGGGCAACCTATCCCAAAAAACCTAGATTGGGACTTATGGTTAGGCCCAGCTAGTTACAGACCTTATAATGAAAACTACCTACCTTTTAAGTGGCGTGGTTTTTGGGATTTTGGTACAGGAGCAATGGGTGATATGGGTTGTCATATTATGGAAACTCCATTTAAAGCGCTAGAACTTGGTTTTCCTTATGAAGCAGAGGCTAGTTGTACCACTATATGGTCTGGAGATTTTGTAGAGGCAGATTATCCAGAGGCCTGCCCTCCTAGTTCTATTGTAAGACTTAAGTTTAAGTCACCTACACAAGGTGATGTGGGTCTTAACTGGTATGATGGCGGTATTATGCCCGACCTACCAAGCGAGCTAGGCGAAGGTGAAACACCAGGTAAAGACGGCGGCGGAAGCATCTTTTATGGTAGTGATGGTATTATGATAACAGACACCTATAGCGGTAACCCTCGTTTATTACCTAGCGAGCGTATGAAAGATATGGCGGCAGTACCACAAACTATAAAAAGAGTGACCACCGGTCACGCAGGTGAGTGGATAGAAGCTTGTATAAATGGAGGCAGCACCTCATCACCATTTTCTTATGGCGGGCCACTTACCGAGGCTGTTTTAATGGGGAATCTTGCTATAAAAGCATACCAAAAGAAAGAATTTAAACCTGGTAAAAAGTCTGGCGACTGGGACCCGTATAACTACCCTGGGCGTCGCACTATTAAGTGGGATGGAGATAATATGCGCGTGACTAATTATGAAGAGGCAAATGCCTGGGTAAAACGTGAGTATCGAAAGGGATGGGAGATTTAAAAAATAAAAAAGTCTGTAACCATTAGGTTACAGACTTTTTTAAATCATATAATTTTACCTGACTTAAAACTCAGCCTTTCTCTTTTCAAGAAATGCCGTGGTTCCTTCGGTAAAGTCTTCTGTACCAAAACACCCGCCAAATTCTTCTATCTCTGTATCAAACCCATCTACACCATTTTCATAACCTGCGTTTACAGCATTAATCGCTGCGGCAATTGCCATAGGTGAGTTACGCATAATCTTTCCGCCTAGTTTATTTGCTAGAGGCACTAATTCTTCTTGTGCTGTGATGTGGTTTATAAGTCCGTACTCAAGTGCCGTATTTGCATCTATCATTCCGGCAGTCATAATCATCTCCATCGCACGCCCTTTACCTACTAGTTGTGGCAAGCGCTGTGTACCTCCATAACCTGGTATCA harbors:
- a CDS encoding Gfo/Idh/MocA family protein, whose protein sequence is MKRRSFLQKSAAASAAFTIVPSFVLGGNHVAPSDTLYIGAIGVGGRGGGVVNELTQYGKVKFVALCDVDDNRGAASFKMHPKAKTYRDFRKLYDNHIKDIDAIMVGTPDHTHATISLPFMRENKHAYVEKPLTHNIYEARLMAQVAKEQGIVTQMGNQGASSDGIRTAQEWINAGVIGTVSRVDCWTNRPVWPQGFKHITEGQPIPKNLDWDLWLGPASYRPYNENYLPFKWRGFWDFGTGAMGDMGCHIMETPFKALELGFPYEAEASCTTIWSGDFVEADYPEACPPSSIVRLKFKSPTQGDVGLNWYDGGIMPDLPSELGEGETPGKDGGGSIFYGSDGIMITDTYSGNPRLLPSERMKDMAAVPQTIKRVTTGHAGEWIEACINGGSTSSPFSYGGPLTEAVLMGNLAIKAYQKKEFKPGKKSGDWDPYNYPGRRTIKWDGDNMRVTNYEEANAWVKREYRKGWEI